From a region of the Penaeus vannamei isolate JL-2024 chromosome 2, ASM4276789v1, whole genome shotgun sequence genome:
- the LOC138865277 gene encoding secreted protein C-like — protein MVAIVTAVEPAFKTGITSTTELIIHTTNRDPVNLIHVDKCGKAMNENGDLHNTRDAFSSSSRSGSSSSSRSGSSSSSRSGSGCSSSSRSGSGSSSSSRSGSSSSSRSGSGSSSSSRSGSGSSSSSRSGSGCSSSSRGSSGSGSAAVVTAAATAVVTTAATTANIPSNPTKGTDIKAPKGSGGTSQEIFSTKPRLYNQKGGIFHDTRGNSIANNRREVLGCLLACEALQRTFGFREV, from the exons ATGGTTGCtattgttactg CAGTAGAACCAGCGTTCAAAACAGGAATTACCTCCACGACAGAGCTCATTATCCACACAACAAACAGAGATCCAGTGAaccttattcatgttgacaaatgtgggaaagctatgaatgagaatggagatcttcacaatacgaggGATGCATT tagcagtagtagtcgaagtggtagtagcagtagtagtcgaagtggtagtagcagtagtagtcgaaGTGGTAgtggttgtagcagtagtagtcgaagtggtagtggtagtagcagtagtagtcgaagtggtagtagcagtagtagtcgaagtggtagtggtagtagcagtagtagtcgaagtggtagtggtagtagcagtagtagtcgaaGTGGTAgtggttgtagcagtagtagtcgaggtagtagtggtagtggcagtg cagcagtagtgacagcagcagcaacagcagtagtgacaacagcagcaacaacagca AATATCCCTTCAAACCCAACAAAAGGCACGGACATCAAAGCCccgaagggaagtggaggaacaaGCCAGGAGATCTTTTCGACAAAGCCCCGCCTGTACAATCAGAAGGGAGGCATTTTTCATGATACGAGAGGGAACAGCATCGCCAACAACAGGAGAGAAGTCTTGGGATGTCTCCTGGCATGTGAAGCGCTGCAGAGAACCTTCGGATTTCGTGAAGTATAA